The genomic interval CTCTATCCTGGCTGCGCCGATCGTACTCGACCTCGCCTTGTTCATCGACTTTGCGAAGCGTGCCGGTATGAGCGGTATCCAGGAATGGCTGTCCTTCTATCTGAAATCGCCACAAACAGCACCAGGCCTGCGTCCTGAGCATGACATCTTCAAACAGCTGATCAAGTTGCAGAATACCCTGCGCTACCTGATGGGTGAAGATCTGATCACGCACCTGGGGCTGGATTATTACGAAGGAATTTTAAACGAAGGATGATCCGAATTCACAAAATAATCGCTACCAGCCTGGGCATAGGCTACATCGGTAAGGGAGGAGGCACGGTTGCTGCCGCCGTGACAGCTCTTTGCTGGTACCTTGCGCAGGCTGGTAGTAGCATATCTGCGATGTGGCCACTGGCATTTACCATTGCAGTTACGTTGCTGGGCATTTGGTCCGGTACGGAAGTTGAACCTTACTGGGGTAAGGATGATAAGAAAGTGGTGATAGATGAAGTGTCCGGTATGTGCTTCAGCCTGTTGTTCCTGCCGGTAACACCGGCTTACGTACTGGCGGGACTTGTATTGTTCAGATTCTTTGATATCCGCAAACCATTATTAATCCGCCGTACCGAGCAGTTGCCGGGAGGGCTTGGCGTAATGATGGATGACGTGGTAGCAGGAGTATACACCAACTTGTTACTGCAGATTGTTTATCACAGTAACGTTTTTGGAAGATGATGAAATTTTTGAAGGCTCAGGCTTCATCACTGATAGCGACAGGGCTGGATTTCCTGGTGGTCATCCTGCTGTCAACCGAGGCGGGAGCCTGGTATGTCGGTGCAAACATGGCCGGTACCTTTGCAGGTGGAGCCGCCAATTTTATGATTAACCGGCAGTGGGTCTTTAATAAGGAGAAAAGTGCGATAGGAGGACAGGCACTGCGCTATGGTATCACCTGGATGGGAAACATGCTGCTGAATGCGGCAGGAGTGTGGCTTATACTACATTTTACAGGATGGTACAGTCTTATAGACAGAGTAGCCATGGTTAAAATGGCAGTATCGCTGATAATTGGGTTTACTTATAGTTATATAATGCAGAAGCGGTTCGTTTTTAAAGATGTTAGATAGAATGAATGGTAGTAAAAATATTAGTTTAGGTCTTTTGTTATTGCTTACGCTCGGCTTTAGTTCAGTATTTGCACAAACGACGAAAGTAAAGGGTGTGGTTACAGACAAATCAGGTGCTCCGCTTCCCTTTGTAAGCGTTTTTGTGCCTGGTACTTCCTTTGGCATCGCTACTGATGCTGCAGGCCGGTACGAATTACAGTTTGATAGCCCAAAAGATAGTATACGCTTTTCCCTGATGGGGTACAAAGCTATTACAGTACGCATACAGAGAGGTAGCGAACAGGTCAGGAATGTGAGCCTTGAAAGTGGCGCAAAAACCCTGGGAGAAGTGGTGATCAGGCGTAAGAAAGAAAGATACCGTAACAAGGATAACCCGGCTGTAGAGTTGATCCGACTGGTCATTGATAATAAATCAAAGAACAGGATGGAGCATTATGACTATGCCAACTATAATCAGTACGAAAAACTGGAGTTTGCACTGAGTAATGTGTCTGAAAAGATCAGCAACAACCGTTTTACCCGGAAGTATAAATTCGTGTTCGATAACCAGGATACGACCAAGATGGCGGGGCGTTCGCTCCTCCCGATGTACCTGGAAGAAAGACTGGCAGATGTATACTACCGCAGGGATCCCGAAAAGAAGAAAACAATTGTCACTGCTGACAAGAAGGTCAGCTTTGAGAACTATATCGATAACCGCGGTCTGAGCGCTTATCTGAACCACATCTACCAGGACGTGGATATCTACGACAACAATATGATGTTGTTCACCAACCAGTTCCTGAGTCCCATTGCAGATGCGGGTCCAACTTTCTACAAGTATTACATTGCTGACACCATCAAAACGGCAGACAGTACAAAACTGATTGTCCTGGAATTCTACCCCAGGAACAAGGCAGACCGTTTACTGGAAGGTAAACTGTATATCACGCTGGATGGGAAATACGCTATTCAGAAGGCGGATATGACCGCCAATAAGGAGATCAACCTGAACTTTATCCGTGATTTCCATCTCTATATGGATTTCGAAAAAACAGCGGATGGCCGGTATTTCATGAACAAGAACACCCTGATGGCAGATTTTGGCCTCTTCAAAGGTAAGAGCGGTCTTTACGGGGAACGTACGGTGTCACTGAAGAATATGGTGATCAACAAGCCTATGCCGGACAAATTCTATGAAGGCAGCTCCTTCGTGGAAAATGAGGAAGAGGTGGTGAAGCCGGAGAGCTTCTGGGACCAGAACAGGCATGATACGCTGACTACAGCAGAATCGAAGGTGTACGCCAATATCGACAGCCTGCAGCATATGAAATCGTTCAGAAGGACGATGGACATTGCTACCCTGCTGCTGGCCGGCTGGAAAAGCGTAGGGCCCAAATTTGAGATTGGACCGGTGAACACCTTCTATAACTTCAACCCGGTAGAGGGCTTCCGCCTGAGGTTGGGTGGAAGGACCACTCCTAAGTTCAACAAGAGCATTTACCTGGAAGGCTACGGCGCTTACGGTTTCAAGGATGAGAAATGGAAATATTACTTCGGAGGCTCTTATGCCTTTAACCATAAGTCCATTTACGACTGGCCGGTGCGTGCCGTTAAGGCCAGCTACCAGCACGATACAAAGATCCCGGGCCAGGAATTGCAGTTCGTACAGGAAGATAACTTCCTGCTGTCATTCAAACGTGGTAACAACGATAAATGGCTGTACAACGACATCTACAGGGTGTATTACCTCCATGAGCTGTACAATCACTCTTCTTTCCAGGTAGGCTTCAAACACTGGCAGCAGACGCCCGCCGGTACCCTGTCTTACTATAAGGGCAACACTGCCGACAGTGTGAAGAAGATCACTACTTCCGAGCTGTCGCTGGAACTGCGTTGGGCGCCTCATGAGCAGTTCTACCAGGGAAAGAACTTCAGGATCCCCATCCCCAACAAATATCCTATCTTCACACTCAGAGCAATCGCGGGAGTGAAGGGGCTGTTCGGTAGCGGATATAACTACCAGAACATCACCCTGAATATTTATAAGATGGTATACCTTTCACAGCTTGGCTATAGTGAGGTTGTATTAGAGGGTGGTTACATCTTCGGACACATACCTTATCCGTTGTTGACCATCCACAGAGCGAACCAGACCTATGCTTACCAGTTACAGTCTTATAACCTGATGAACTTCCTGGAATTTGTGAGTGACCGCTATGCTGGTATAAATATTGACCATAGCTTTAACGGATTTATCTTCAATAAGATACCTTTGCTGAAAAAACTGAAACTCCGTGAGGTAGCAACCGTGAAGGTATTATACGGAGGATTGAGCAAAGGCAATGATCCAAGACAGGATCCAACGAAGATACAGTTCTCAAATTATGCAGATGGAGTACCGATCACCTATACACTTGGCAATACGCCATATGTGGAAGGCAGTGTTGGTATCGCCAATATATTCAAACTGCTCAGGTTAGACCTCGTAAAGAGGTTTACCTACCTGGATAACCCGTTGATTGCCAATTGGGGTATCAGGGGCAGGGTTAGATTTGATTTTTAATGTTTTTAATCGTAAACCATGAAAAAACGATTCAGAGATAAGCTGCAGCAAGCAATTTACGTGGTGATCAACCCTTTGGTAAAGGGGCTGATCAAGCTGGGGCTGACGCCTAACGCTGTCACCCTGATCGGATTCCTGCTGAATATAGGTGTAGTCGTGATATTTGTGACGGGAGTCGAGGAAGGCAACAGGGGAGACCTGTCCTATGTGGGATGGGCCGGCGCCCTGATCCTTTTTGCAGGACTATTTGATATGCTGGACGGGCAGGTAGCCCGCCTGGGAAATATGGGCTCGCGCTTCGGCGCCCTTTTCGATTCCGTACTGGACCGTTACAGTGAAATGGTCCTGTTCCTGGGGATCTGTTATTACCTGATCGGACATCACTATTTCCTGAGCTCCATATTTGCCTTCATTGCGCTGATCGGCTCTATGATGGTAAGCTATACCAGGGCGCGTGCTGAAGGCCTCGGTATTGAAAGTAAGGGAGGATTGATGCAACGCCCGGAAAGGATCGTGATCATTTCGGTATCTGCTATTGCCTGCGGTATCACCTCACACTTCATCGGGGGAGATTACAAACTGTTTATACCAGGCATTCCTTTCCATGTATTTGAGACCATTTCGATCTTTACCTTCCCGCTGTTCATCATGGCCATCATGACCAATATAACAGCAATAGGCCGCCTGAAAGATGCAAAGAAAGCAATAGACCAGCAGGACCAGGTAACCCGTGTTATCAGAAGCGCTACCACTACCCCGGTGATCGCCCTGCTTATCATGGTAATGCCTGTTATGGCTATGGCGAATGTACAGAAGGCGGGTACAGAACCGGTGTTCCCGGTGCCGCAGAATATTCCGCATATGCTGTTCTACATGCAGCGTACGCCGAATGCCAACACTATTATTTATGACCTGAACCTGCAGAAAGATGGCACCCTGGACGAAGATGATCCGGTGAATATTTACTGGATCAGGTACACGGAAAAAGGTGAAAAGAAAGGATTAAACTATATACAACGTAAATTTGCATACGGACTGAAGATAAAGCAGGTGGCGAAAGACAAATATGAATTGCGTTCCGTAGCCTATGATAAAAAAAAGATGTACCTGATGAAGTCCGCCGAGGGCGACTACCATATCTACACCCAGATTGGTAGCGTAATGGCGCAGCTGAACAGGATCTACCTGCAGATAGAAGGAGGCACCTTCTGGTTCCCGAACGTGGTATACATAGAAATGAAAGGAGTGGACCCTGCTACCGGCAAAGAAATAAAGGAGCAGTTCAAGCCATAAAAGGTTGATCGTTAAATTCAGAAAGAATGAGTAATAGACAGTACGTTTCCAACTCGCAAGAGTCTGTGCCTATGTTCAAGAACGGACTACTGGAAAGTTTATCTAAAGTGCATTTCAGCGTTCCGCTGTTCTTATACGTTCCTGTTATCGCCTATTGCTGCTGGACAGCACTGGTAACAGTGCATACAGGTGTACTGATATGGCTGCTCAGCGTACTGGCCGGTATCTTTATCTGGTCGCTGGTAGAATATATCATGCATCGTTTTGTATTCCATTTTGTACCGAAGTCTTCCTGGGGACTAAAGCTGCACTTCATTTTCCATGGTGTGCATCATGATTACCCTAACGACAGGTTGCGACTGGTATTGCCACCATCTGTGAGCATACCGCTGGCACTCGGCTTCTGGTTCCTGTACAAGAGTTTTATACCCGAAGTATATTTTTACGGATTTTATGCAGGCTTTATCGGCGGATATCTTTTCTACGATATCTCCCACTATGCCCTGCACCATTTCAATTTTAAGGCAAAGTTCTGGAAGAAGCTGAAGAAACACCACATGATGCACCACTATGCCGATGCTACCAAAGGATATGGTGTAAGTTCTTCATTCTGGGACAAGATCTTCGGATCAGATTTTCAAAAGTGAGATAAGATGGATGCACCGGTTCCTGCCAGGCCTACAACTGCTTTTTTTGATAGGCGATATATGCTGATCGTTACTGCGATCAGCATAGCTTATCTGTTGCTTTCCGCCTGGCTGGTTGGCTTTAAGACAGATCAGCTGTGGCTGACGGCTATTTTTAATGTTTGCTATTACGTATCAAGACCAACCCGGCGTTTTATACTGGGTTTTTCGATCTTCATTTTTTACTGGATCGTGTTCGACTATATGAAGGCATTCCCGAATTACCTGACGGGGCCTGTGCATATCAAGGACATTTACGAGACAGAAAAAGCATGGTTTGGCGTGATGATGGATGGAGTGAAGGTCACTCCGAACGAGTATTGGCTGCATCATACCCGGGTATGGCTGGATGTGCTGACAGGATCGTTCTATTTATGTTGGGTGCCGGTACCGCTGGCATTTGCCACTTACCTGTTCTATAAGGACAGGCTGACTTTCCTGCATTTTGCCTTTACCTTTATACTGGTTAACTGGCTGGGATATATTATTTACTATACCTATCCTGCCGCGCCACCATGGTATGTACAATTACACGGTTTTGATTTTATTGCCAGCACGCCCGGTAATACCGCCGGACTGGCCAGGTTCGATACCGCGCTGAACGTTAATATCTTCGGATCATTATATGCAAAAGGATCAAACGTATTTGCGGCAATGCCATCATTGCATTCCGCTTATCCGCTGATCGTATTCTTCTACGCAAGGAAGACCACTAATCTGTTCTTCACGACCATTTTCGGGATCATTGCTATCGGTATCTGGTTTGCAGCTGTCTATACCAGCCATCACTACGTGCTGGATGTATTGGCAGGCATTGCCTGTGCCAGTGTGGGTATTGCATTATACAGACTTGTGCTGATGAGAAGCGTGGCCTATAATGAGCGGATCAACAAGTACTATGCAGCCGTTACGAAGTAACTTTTTGTTTGTCCAGGCGGCGTAACAGTTCTTCCACTTCATTGCCATAATTACGTTTAAAGTGAAATCGTTGCGCCTTCAGGAGCATTTCCCTGGCAGTGTCTTCGTCCTGTTCTTTCAGGGCAAGCAATGCCAGGTTCCTATATGCATAGGCGTTACCTTTATTGAACTGCAGTGATTTAAGTATCAGTTCCCTGGCTGCCGCCGGAAATCCCAGGTGCATCAGCACATAGCCCTTATTGTTATACGCATAGGCGCATTCTTCATCATACGCGATGGCCTGATCAAAATAAGAGATCGCTTCCACGTACAATTCCAGCTTGATACATTCAAAGCCCAGACTGTTCAGCAGTTCGGAAGACCCCGGGTTCAGGGACAAGGCATGTGCATACAGGCGTTGCGCCCATGAATGATTGCCCAGTTCACTGTAACAATGCGCTACTTCTGCCAGCACCCCTGTATGTTGCGGGTGTTTCTTGTGTACCTTTTCATAAAAGGGAAGGGCCTTTTCAAAATTCCTTTCCACTCTCCAGGTCACCCCAGACAACCACAAGGCATTCACATGATCGGGTTGCATTTGCAGCACCAGGTGACAGAGCGTTCTGCACCTGTGGATATCGTTATACTGGAGGAGTGCCTGCGCCTCCCTGAAATATCTTTCTATAGCCATCTTCTTTTGCTGAGGGCCATAAAACAGCCGGATCAGCGGGTGAAAGAAGCTGATATGCGAAGTTTTGATGCGGGGGCTGCGGAAAGGAACATCGGTCTGTATATTCCTGAGCGCCAGGATCTGTTCCAGGTAGCCGTCGAAGATGATGCCAAGGGACTGGAATTTATACTGACAACGGTTTTCTATGCTGAGCAGTGAGAGAATGATGTGCTGCGGATGGAGTTGTTCGTCTCCCAGCTTTTTCTGGTAATAAGCTGCATTTTCCAGCATTCTTTCCGCCTCCGTCATAATGGGCACCTTGGGCCTGTTTCCCGTGGGAATGGGCGTGCCGGGACGTTGTTCCCAGTTGAGGGCATGCAGCCACTGGATGAGCTTTTCCCTGTCGGCAGTATCAATGGCGATATCGCTGGCATAAGAGTCCAGAATACCCAGCAGGATCATCTGGCTGTCTATGTAAAAAAGTTTCCTTTCCAGGCTAAAAGTCCTGGCATAGGCAAATGCTGTCTTCAGTTCATAGGAGGAAGTCAAAAGCATCAGCAATGGTTAAGTACAGTATCAAATTTATATTATTTATGGGTATCTGCCAGCGTTCAAATTACCAGAATTCAATGCGCCGATACCTCATTCCGGGGGCGTTTCCGGTGAATTATCACAAATGCAGCTCCTCCGTTAAAACAAGTATACCATTTTTCACTGCAATTGGATTGTGACTGAGGAGGTTATGCCAGGGAAAATGAAAAGAATGGTACAGGCCGTACAGGCGTTGACCATTTTAATGTTTGATATTCATATTTATGAATTTTTCAATAATCCCTACCTTCATCTTATGGAAGAATCAGAAAAGTTAAAAAGGGTGGTAGAAGCCCGTATGAAACTAAAGGCCCGTTTTGAGGACAAGATCAGGCAGACGCCTTCCGTTGCTGACAATAAGCCTATGGGTTCAGGTAAGCCTAACCGTCATGGGATGCCGCTGGTGCCGGTTGGCCAGATCATTACCCATAAGTGGCCTGTGCTGGATCTGGGAATTGAGCCTGACATTCCTCTTGATGAATGGAGACTTGTCATAGACGGAGCCGTAGAACACCCGGTAGAACTGACCTGGGACGATTTTATGGCCCTGCCGCAAACGGAAGATACTTCCGACTTCCATTGCGTCACCACCTGGTCCAAGCTGGATATGAACTGGAAGGGCGTACGCCTGCTGGATCTGGCAGCACTGGTACAACCTGTTGAAAATGCAACACATATCCTGTGTTACGGGTATGACGACTATACCACCAATGTATCGCTGGAAGAAGCCCTGAAACCGGATGTCCTGCTGGTGCATACCTATGAGGGAATGCCTTTGCCAAAAGAACACGGCGGACCGGTAAGGATGATCACACCTCAGTTATATGCCTGGAAAGGCTCCAAATGGATCCGCAGGATAGAATTCCTGACAAAGAATAAATTGGGTTTCTGGGAAGAACGGGGTTACTCCAACACCGCGTACCCCTGGAGGAACGACCGCTATAGCTGATCATCCGGTTTCCCCCGGCTGTAGCCGGGGGCCATAAATATAAAACCCCTTATAACCCTGTCCGGTTCCCCCCTAATTGTTTGATTTTTATCATTTTTACTTTGTTATGTGTAATTCTGTTGATATAACAGATCGTAGCTTTGTGATCTCAAAAAGTGAGTACTCCCCGTAAATAACATGGTCAGATCACTGAAATAGGGGAGTAATATAACCAGGTTTGGTAATTTTCAGCGAGCACAAATATCCTGAGCTTTGCATACTCATTCAGAATTACCGGCGCCGGAAATAACGGCGGCGTGTAAGGCCCCGCTGTCATGACAGTGACAGGAACTTATGTTACATGAACAGTGTAAACAGTTGTAGGTTTAGCAATGGCTGGAGTATTCCTACTTTAGCCTTTTTTTTATTCTTCCGGCGTCAGCCACACCAGCCTGGATTTCCTGTCCTTGCTGGTCATTTCCAGCTTCAGCGTTACATATGTGTTGGTAGCTTTGTTATAGTCTGAAAGATTGAAAACTGCCAGCGCATGTTTTTCT from Chitinophaga filiformis carries:
- a CDS encoding phosphatidylglycerophosphatase A, giving the protein MIRIHKIIATSLGIGYIGKGGGTVAAAVTALCWYLAQAGSSISAMWPLAFTIAVTLLGIWSGTEVEPYWGKDDKKVVIDEVSGMCFSLLFLPVTPAYVLAGLVLFRFFDIRKPLLIRRTEQLPGGLGVMMDDVVAGVYTNLLLQIVYHSNVFGR
- a CDS encoding GtrA family protein yields the protein MMKFLKAQASSLIATGLDFLVVILLSTEAGAWYVGANMAGTFAGGAANFMINRQWVFNKEKSAIGGQALRYGITWMGNMLLNAAGVWLILHFTGWYSLIDRVAMVKMAVSLIIGFTYSYIMQKRFVFKDVR
- a CDS encoding DUF5686 and carboxypeptidase-like regulatory domain-containing protein produces the protein MNGSKNISLGLLLLLTLGFSSVFAQTTKVKGVVTDKSGAPLPFVSVFVPGTSFGIATDAAGRYELQFDSPKDSIRFSLMGYKAITVRIQRGSEQVRNVSLESGAKTLGEVVIRRKKERYRNKDNPAVELIRLVIDNKSKNRMEHYDYANYNQYEKLEFALSNVSEKISNNRFTRKYKFVFDNQDTTKMAGRSLLPMYLEERLADVYYRRDPEKKKTIVTADKKVSFENYIDNRGLSAYLNHIYQDVDIYDNNMMLFTNQFLSPIADAGPTFYKYYIADTIKTADSTKLIVLEFYPRNKADRLLEGKLYITLDGKYAIQKADMTANKEINLNFIRDFHLYMDFEKTADGRYFMNKNTLMADFGLFKGKSGLYGERTVSLKNMVINKPMPDKFYEGSSFVENEEEVVKPESFWDQNRHDTLTTAESKVYANIDSLQHMKSFRRTMDIATLLLAGWKSVGPKFEIGPVNTFYNFNPVEGFRLRLGGRTTPKFNKSIYLEGYGAYGFKDEKWKYYFGGSYAFNHKSIYDWPVRAVKASYQHDTKIPGQELQFVQEDNFLLSFKRGNNDKWLYNDIYRVYYLHELYNHSSFQVGFKHWQQTPAGTLSYYKGNTADSVKKITTSELSLELRWAPHEQFYQGKNFRIPIPNKYPIFTLRAIAGVKGLFGSGYNYQNITLNIYKMVYLSQLGYSEVVLEGGYIFGHIPYPLLTIHRANQTYAYQLQSYNLMNFLEFVSDRYAGINIDHSFNGFIFNKIPLLKKLKLREVATVKVLYGGLSKGNDPRQDPTKIQFSNYADGVPITYTLGNTPYVEGSVGIANIFKLLRLDLVKRFTYLDNPLIANWGIRGRVRFDF
- a CDS encoding DUF4833 domain-containing protein; translated protein: MKKRFRDKLQQAIYVVINPLVKGLIKLGLTPNAVTLIGFLLNIGVVVIFVTGVEEGNRGDLSYVGWAGALILFAGLFDMLDGQVARLGNMGSRFGALFDSVLDRYSEMVLFLGICYYLIGHHYFLSSIFAFIALIGSMMVSYTRARAEGLGIESKGGLMQRPERIVIISVSAIACGITSHFIGGDYKLFIPGIPFHVFETISIFTFPLFIMAIMTNITAIGRLKDAKKAIDQQDQVTRVIRSATTTPVIALLIMVMPVMAMANVQKAGTEPVFPVPQNIPHMLFYMQRTPNANTIIYDLNLQKDGTLDEDDPVNIYWIRYTEKGEKKGLNYIQRKFAYGLKIKQVAKDKYELRSVAYDKKKMYLMKSAEGDYHIYTQIGSVMAQLNRIYLQIEGGTFWFPNVVYIEMKGVDPATGKEIKEQFKP
- a CDS encoding sterol desaturase family protein gives rise to the protein MSNRQYVSNSQESVPMFKNGLLESLSKVHFSVPLFLYVPVIAYCCWTALVTVHTGVLIWLLSVLAGIFIWSLVEYIMHRFVFHFVPKSSWGLKLHFIFHGVHHDYPNDRLRLVLPPSVSIPLALGFWFLYKSFIPEVYFYGFYAGFIGGYLFYDISHYALHHFNFKAKFWKKLKKHHMMHHYADATKGYGVSSSFWDKIFGSDFQK
- a CDS encoding phosphatase PAP2 family protein; translated protein: MDAPVPARPTTAFFDRRYMLIVTAISIAYLLLSAWLVGFKTDQLWLTAIFNVCYYVSRPTRRFILGFSIFIFYWIVFDYMKAFPNYLTGPVHIKDIYETEKAWFGVMMDGVKVTPNEYWLHHTRVWLDVLTGSFYLCWVPVPLAFATYLFYKDRLTFLHFAFTFILVNWLGYIIYYTYPAAPPWYVQLHGFDFIASTPGNTAGLARFDTALNVNIFGSLYAKGSNVFAAMPSLHSAYPLIVFFYARKTTNLFFTTIFGIIAIGIWFAAVYTSHHYVLDVLAGIACASVGIALYRLVLMRSVAYNERINKYYAAVTK
- a CDS encoding tetratricopeptide repeat protein gives rise to the protein MLLTSSYELKTAFAYARTFSLERKLFYIDSQMILLGILDSYASDIAIDTADREKLIQWLHALNWEQRPGTPIPTGNRPKVPIMTEAERMLENAAYYQKKLGDEQLHPQHIILSLLSIENRCQYKFQSLGIIFDGYLEQILALRNIQTDVPFRSPRIKTSHISFFHPLIRLFYGPQQKKMAIERYFREAQALLQYNDIHRCRTLCHLVLQMQPDHVNALWLSGVTWRVERNFEKALPFYEKVHKKHPQHTGVLAEVAHCYSELGNHSWAQRLYAHALSLNPGSSELLNSLGFECIKLELYVEAISYFDQAIAYDEECAYAYNNKGYVLMHLGFPAAARELILKSLQFNKGNAYAYRNLALLALKEQDEDTAREMLLKAQRFHFKRNYGNEVEELLRRLDKQKVTS
- a CDS encoding sulfite oxidase-like oxidoreductase, coding for MKRMVQAVQALTILMFDIHIYEFFNNPYLHLMEESEKLKRVVEARMKLKARFEDKIRQTPSVADNKPMGSGKPNRHGMPLVPVGQIITHKWPVLDLGIEPDIPLDEWRLVIDGAVEHPVELTWDDFMALPQTEDTSDFHCVTTWSKLDMNWKGVRLLDLAALVQPVENATHILCYGYDDYTTNVSLEEALKPDVLLVHTYEGMPLPKEHGGPVRMITPQLYAWKGSKWIRRIEFLTKNKLGFWEERGYSNTAYPWRNDRYS